In Rhodoferax koreense, a genomic segment contains:
- a CDS encoding ClpXP protease specificity-enhancing factor, with product MNALDSTSTRPYLIRALYEWCTDNGFTPYVAVLVDDTVQVPREYVKDGEIVLNISFDATSSLNLGNEFIEFKARFAGTAREIQVPVSRVIAIYARENGQGMAFPSPVAATSSEEPTKAALTSVPGSASPAADKDVKEAKTGPKVVPLGQADEPVGGGEPPEPPRPKTSGPRPALKRIK from the coding sequence ATGAATGCCCTGGACTCGACCTCGACGCGCCCCTACCTGATCCGTGCGCTGTACGAATGGTGCACCGACAACGGCTTCACGCCCTACGTGGCCGTGCTGGTGGATGACACCGTGCAGGTACCGCGCGAATACGTGAAGGACGGCGAGATCGTGCTCAACATCAGCTTCGACGCGACCAGCTCGTTGAACCTCGGCAACGAGTTCATCGAGTTCAAGGCGCGTTTTGCCGGCACGGCACGCGAAATCCAGGTACCGGTGAGCCGCGTCATCGCCATCTATGCGCGCGAGAACGGGCAGGGCATGGCCTTTCCCTCGCCAGTGGCTGCGACGTCCAGCGAAGAGCCGACCAAGGCGGCTTTGACCAGCGTGCCCGGTTCGGCGTCACCGGCGGCGGACAAGGATGTCAAGGAGGCGAAGACCGGTCCGAAGGTCGTGCCGCTCGGCCAGGCCGATGAACCGGTTGGGGGTGGCGAGCCTCCGGAGCCGCCGCGTCCCAAAACCTCCGGCCCGCGACCCGCGCTCAAACGCATCAAATAA
- a CDS encoding DciA family protein: protein MRKSHHAFTVQQAAADSPALSHLVALTRDSSARLKAIEGLLPAALRKAIRPGPIDGDAWCLLVDSNAAAAKLRQLAPALLAHLRTKGWAVTSLRLKVQIRPDA, encoded by the coding sequence ATGCGCAAATCTCACCACGCCTTCACCGTGCAGCAGGCCGCGGCCGATTCGCCGGCCTTGTCGCATTTGGTGGCGCTCACGCGCGACTCGAGCGCCCGGCTCAAGGCCATCGAAGGCTTGCTGCCGGCGGCACTGCGCAAGGCAATCCGGCCCGGCCCGATCGATGGGGATGCATGGTGCCTGCTGGTCGACAGCAATGCGGCAGCCGCCAAGCTCAGGCAGCTGGCACCTGCGTTGTTGGCGCACCTGCGCACGAAAGGCTGGGCGGTGACGAGCCTGCGGCTCAAGGTGCAGATCAGACCGGACGCCTGA
- a CDS encoding helix-turn-helix transcriptional regulator, with protein sequence MLNVCLEEGLASFNAFDPITVAPPLPFSHSAPAHKPEIAAEALLTAALEQVAYGLALVHIDTRQLRFANGLAHEAMSAPGNVQTGLCGAHGRLATVQRGNAGQLDRALQRAKTGMRGLLALGVDSVAPSVAVVPLSTAAGNGHALLVFSKRQLCDSSTVALFARERGLTGAEGNVLAAVCTGLRPREIATLHHVQISTVRSQLRSIRLKTRCETIRQLVETISVLPPTARHLSHCG encoded by the coding sequence ATGCTGAACGTCTGCCTTGAGGAAGGCCTCGCCAGTTTCAACGCCTTCGATCCCATCACCGTCGCCCCGCCCCTGCCGTTTTCCCATTCCGCGCCCGCCCACAAGCCCGAGATCGCCGCCGAGGCCCTGCTGACCGCCGCACTCGAGCAGGTGGCCTATGGCCTCGCCCTGGTGCACATCGACACGCGGCAGCTCCGCTTCGCCAACGGCCTGGCCCATGAAGCCATGTCGGCCCCGGGCAACGTGCAGACCGGCCTGTGCGGCGCGCACGGCCGCCTGGCCACCGTGCAGCGCGGCAACGCGGGTCAGCTCGATCGCGCCCTGCAGCGCGCCAAGACCGGCATGCGCGGCCTGCTCGCGCTCGGTGTGGACAGCGTGGCGCCGTCGGTGGCCGTGGTCCCGCTGTCCACGGCGGCCGGCAACGGCCACGCCTTGCTGGTGTTCTCCAAACGCCAGCTCTGCGACAGTTCGACGGTGGCGCTGTTCGCGCGCGAACGCGGCCTGACGGGCGCCGAGGGCAACGTGCTCGCGGCCGTCTGCACCGGTCTGCGCCCGCGCGAGATCGCCACGCTGCACCACGTGCAGATCTCCACCGTGCGCAGCCAGCTGCGCAGCATCCGGCTCAAGACGCGCTGCGAGACCATCCGCCAGCTGGTGGAAACCATCTCGGTACTGCCACCCACGGCGCGCCACCTGAGCCACTGCGGCTGA
- the secA gene encoding preprotein translocase subunit SecA produces the protein MSTNFLTKIFGSRNQRLLKQYRKSLEQINALESQFEKLSDDELRGKTEAFKARIAAGETLDAILPEAFATVREGSKRIMKMRHFDVQILGGMSLHNGKISEMRTGEGKTLTATLPVYLNALSGKGVHVVTVNDYLANRDAQWMGRLYNFLGLTVGINLPQMPREEKQAAYQADITYGTNNEFGFDYLRDNMVYEVQDRVQRGLNYAIVDEVDSILIDEARTPLIISGQAEDHTAMYIAINQVVPQLKRQEGEADPRTGEGIITPGDFTIDEKSHQVFLTEEGHENAERILGERGLIPQGTSLYDPANITLVHHLYAALRANHLYHRDQHYVVQDGEIVIVDEFTGRLMAGRRWSEGLHQAVEAKEGVAIQAENQTLASITFQNYFRLYGKLSGMTGTADTEAYEFQEIYGLETVVIPPNRVSKRDDQLDRVYKTTREKYEAAIKDIRECYERGQPVLVGTTSIENSEIIDALLIKENLPHQVLNAKQHAREADIVAQAGRPKMITIATNMAGRGTDIVLGGNLEMAIKAVEANTSLDEAAKAAEIERVRAQWKVDHETVTGLGGLRIIATERHESRRIDNQLRGRSGRQGDPGSSRFYLSLDDPLMRIFAGDRVKAIMDRLKMPDGEAIEAGIVTRSIESAQRKVEARNFDVRKQLLEYDDVSNDQRKVIYQQRNEILDAADLSAQIAGLREGCMTDLVRQYVPADSVEEQWDTAGLEKVLAEEWQLELPLTKEVESATAITDEDLVEKVVKAADAAFDAKVELVGGANFTQFERMVLLQSIDTHWREHLSALDYLRQGIHLRGYAQKQPKQEYKREAFELFGQLLDAVKNDVTKVLMTVKVQSSEQLGQAAEDMENRAESISNVTYTAPTESGEVETRVDSGSAGPRVQLAAADAMPRVGRNDPCPCGSGKKYKACHGKLA, from the coding sequence ATGAGCACCAACTTCCTCACCAAAATTTTCGGCAGCCGTAATCAGCGACTGTTGAAACAGTACCGCAAAAGCCTCGAGCAAATCAATGCGTTGGAATCCCAGTTCGAGAAGCTGAGCGACGACGAGCTGCGCGGCAAGACCGAGGCTTTCAAAGCCCGCATCGCCGCCGGTGAAACCCTCGATGCGATCCTGCCCGAAGCCTTCGCCACGGTGCGCGAAGGCTCCAAGCGCATCATGAAGATGCGCCATTTCGACGTGCAGATCCTGGGCGGCATGTCGCTGCACAACGGCAAGATCTCCGAAATGCGCACGGGTGAGGGCAAGACGCTCACCGCCACGCTGCCGGTGTACCTGAACGCCCTGTCAGGCAAGGGCGTGCACGTGGTCACGGTGAACGACTACCTTGCCAACCGCGACGCGCAGTGGATGGGCCGGCTCTACAACTTCCTCGGACTGACGGTCGGCATCAACCTGCCGCAGATGCCGCGCGAAGAGAAGCAGGCCGCCTACCAGGCCGACATCACCTACGGCACGAACAACGAATTCGGCTTCGACTACCTGCGCGACAACATGGTCTACGAGGTGCAGGACCGCGTGCAGCGCGGGCTGAACTACGCCATCGTCGACGAGGTGGACTCGATCCTGATCGACGAAGCGCGCACACCGCTGATCATCAGTGGCCAGGCCGAGGACCACACGGCGATGTACATCGCCATCAACCAGGTCGTGCCCCAGCTCAAGCGGCAGGAAGGCGAGGCCGATCCGCGCACCGGCGAAGGCATCATCACGCCGGGCGACTTCACCATCGACGAGAAGTCGCACCAGGTGTTCCTCACCGAAGAGGGCCATGAAAACGCCGAGCGCATCCTCGGCGAGCGCGGTCTGATCCCGCAAGGCACCTCGCTGTACGACCCGGCCAACATCACGCTGGTCCACCATCTCTATGCCGCGCTGCGCGCCAACCATCTCTACCACCGCGACCAGCATTATGTGGTGCAGGACGGCGAGATCGTCATCGTCGACGAATTCACCGGCCGCCTGATGGCAGGGCGCCGCTGGAGCGAGGGCCTGCACCAGGCGGTGGAAGCCAAGGAAGGCGTGGCCATCCAGGCCGAGAACCAGACCCTGGCCTCGATCACCTTCCAGAATTACTTCCGCCTGTACGGCAAGCTTTCGGGCATGACCGGCACGGCCGACACCGAAGCCTACGAATTCCAGGAAATCTACGGCCTGGAAACGGTGGTGATCCCGCCGAACCGCGTGAGCAAACGCGACGACCAGCTCGACCGCGTCTACAAGACCACGCGCGAGAAATACGAAGCCGCGATCAAGGACATCCGCGAGTGCTACGAGCGCGGCCAGCCGGTGCTGGTGGGCACGACCTCGATCGAGAACTCCGAAATCATCGATGCCCTGCTGATCAAGGAAAACCTGCCGCACCAGGTGCTCAACGCCAAGCAACATGCGCGCGAAGCCGACATCGTGGCCCAGGCGGGCCGGCCGAAGATGATCACCATCGCGACCAACATGGCTGGCCGCGGCACCGACATCGTGCTCGGCGGCAACCTCGAGATGGCGATCAAGGCCGTCGAGGCCAACACGTCGCTCGACGAAGCCGCCAAGGCGGCGGAAATCGAACGCGTGCGCGCCCAGTGGAAGGTCGACCACGAAACCGTGACCGGGCTCGGCGGCCTGCGCATCATCGCCACCGAACGCCACGAGTCGCGCCGCATCGACAACCAGCTGCGCGGCCGGTCGGGCCGCCAGGGCGACCCGGGTTCCTCGCGCTTCTACCTGAGCCTGGACGATCCGCTGATGCGCATCTTCGCGGGCGACCGCGTCAAGGCCATCATGGACCGGCTGAAGATGCCCGACGGCGAAGCCATCGAAGCCGGCATCGTGACGCGCAGCATCGAAAGCGCGCAACGCAAGGTGGAAGCTCGCAACTTCGACGTCCGCAAGCAACTGCTCGAGTACGACGACGTCTCCAACGACCAGCGCAAGGTGATCTACCAGCAGCGCAACGAGATTCTCGACGCGGCCGACCTCAGCGCCCAGATTGCCGGCCTGCGCGAAGGCTGCATGACGGACCTGGTGCGCCAATACGTGCCGGCCGATTCGGTGGAAGAGCAATGGGACACGGCCGGCTTGGAGAAGGTGCTGGCCGAGGAATGGCAACTCGAACTGCCGCTGACGAAGGAAGTCGAATCCGCCACCGCCATCACCGACGAAGACCTGGTTGAAAAGGTGGTGAAGGCCGCCGATGCCGCTTTCGATGCCAAGGTCGAACTTGTGGGCGGTGCCAACTTCACGCAGTTCGAACGCATGGTGCTGCTGCAGAGCATCGACACCCATTGGCGCGAACACTTGAGCGCGCTCGACTACCTGCGCCAGGGCATCCACCTGCGCGGTTATGCGCAGAAGCAGCCGAAGCAGGAATACAAGCGCGAAGCCTTCGAACTGTTCGGCCAACTGCTCGACGCCGTGAAGAACGACGTGACCAAGGTGCTGATGACGGTGAAGGTGCAGTCCAGCGAACAGCTGGGCCAGGCGGCCGAAGACATGGAAAACCGCGCCGAGAGCATTTCCAACGTGACCTACACCGCACCCACCGAGAGCGGCGAGGTCGAGACCCGCGTGGACAGCGGCAGCGCGGGCCCGCGCGTGCAGCTTGCCGCGGCCGACGCCATGCCGCGTGTGGGGCGCAACGATCCTTGCCCTTGCGGCAGCGGCAAGAAGTACAAAGCCTGCCACGGCAAGCTGGCCTGA
- a CDS encoding glutathione S-transferase N-terminal domain-containing protein: MMVLYSGTTCPFSHRCRFVLFEKGMDFEIRDVDLYNKPEDISVMNPYGQVPILVERDLILYESNIINEYIDERFPHPQLMPGDPVDRARVRLFLLNFEKELFVHVGLLESRASKGNEKALEKARAHIRDRLTQLAPVFLKNKYMLGENFSMLDVAIAPLLWRLDFYGIDLSKNAAPLLKYAERIFSRPAYIEALTPSEKVMRK; the protein is encoded by the coding sequence ATGATGGTGCTTTATTCAGGAACCACCTGCCCGTTTTCTCACCGCTGCCGTTTCGTGTTGTTCGAAAAAGGCATGGATTTCGAAATCCGCGATGTGGATCTGTACAACAAGCCCGAAGACATCAGCGTGATGAACCCGTACGGCCAGGTCCCGATCCTGGTGGAACGCGACCTGATCCTGTACGAGTCGAACATCATCAACGAATACATCGACGAGCGTTTCCCGCACCCGCAACTCATGCCCGGCGACCCGGTGGACCGTGCACGCGTGCGCCTGTTCCTGCTGAACTTTGAGAAGGAACTGTTCGTGCATGTGGGCCTGCTCGAATCGCGCGCCTCCAAGGGCAACGAAAAAGCGCTCGAAAAGGCCCGTGCGCACATCCGCGACCGGCTGACGCAACTCGCGCCGGTGTTCCTCAAGAACAAATACATGCTCGGCGAGAACTTCTCGATGCTGGACGTGGCCATCGCGCCGCTGCTGTGGCGCCTGGACTTCTACGGCATCGACCTCAGCAAGAACGCCGCGCCGCTGCTCAAGTACGCCGAACGCATCTTCTCGCGCCCGGCCTACATCGAGGCACTGACGCCGTCCGAAAAGGTGATGCGCAAGTAA
- a CDS encoding cytochrome b has product MAEFKEISPNASATAKLTNWFENRFPTAFDAYRVHMSEYYAPKNFNFWYIFGSLALLVLVIQIVTGIFLVMHYKPDAAKAFESVEYIMRDVPWGWLIRYMHSTGASAFFVVVYLHMFRGLLYGSYRKPRELVWIFGCAIFLCLMAEAFMGYLLPWGQMSYWGAQVIVNLFAAIPFVGPDLALLIRGDYVVGDATLNRFFSFHVIAVPLVLLGLVAAHLLALHDVGSNNPDGVEIKGPKAPRDAQGHPLDGVPFHPYYTVHDIFGVCVFLMVFSAIIFFAPEFGGYFLEYNNFIPADPLKTPAHIAPVWYFTPFYSMLRAITSEMMYALIACVVGAAAFAVLKTRLIGLVKGAIVVAAAVVVVAMLSFDAKFWGVLVMGGAVVILFFLPWLDNSPVKSIRYRPSWHKYLYGVFVVFFFVLGYLGVQPPSPLGERISQIGTLFYFGFFLLMPWWSRIGETKPVPDRVIFAAH; this is encoded by the coding sequence ATGGCTGAATTCAAGGAAATCTCCCCCAACGCCAGCGCCACCGCCAAGCTCACCAACTGGTTCGAAAACCGTTTTCCGACGGCTTTCGATGCCTACCGCGTGCACATGTCGGAATACTATGCGCCGAAGAATTTCAACTTCTGGTACATCTTCGGCTCGCTGGCCCTGCTGGTGCTCGTGATCCAGATCGTCACCGGCATCTTCCTAGTGATGCACTACAAGCCGGATGCCGCCAAGGCCTTCGAATCGGTGGAATACATCATGCGCGACGTGCCGTGGGGCTGGCTGATCCGCTACATGCACTCCACCGGCGCCTCGGCATTCTTCGTCGTGGTGTACCTGCACATGTTCCGCGGGCTGCTGTACGGCAGCTACCGCAAGCCACGTGAACTCGTCTGGATCTTCGGCTGCGCCATCTTCCTGTGCCTGATGGCCGAAGCCTTCATGGGTTACCTGCTGCCCTGGGGCCAGATGAGCTATTGGGGCGCCCAGGTGATCGTGAACCTGTTCGCCGCCATCCCGTTCGTCGGGCCCGATCTGGCGCTGCTGATCCGCGGCGACTACGTGGTGGGTGACGCGACGCTGAACCGCTTCTTCAGCTTCCACGTGATCGCCGTGCCGCTGGTGCTGCTGGGCCTGGTGGCCGCCCACTTGCTCGCGCTGCACGATGTGGGTTCCAACAATCCCGACGGCGTGGAAATCAAGGGCCCCAAGGCTCCGCGCGATGCCCAGGGCCATCCGCTGGACGGCGTGCCGTTCCATCCGTACTACACGGTGCACGACATCTTCGGCGTCTGCGTGTTCCTGATGGTCTTCAGTGCCATCATTTTCTTCGCCCCCGAATTCGGCGGCTACTTCCTCGAATACAACAACTTCATACCGGCCGATCCGCTGAAGACGCCGGCGCACATCGCACCGGTGTGGTACTTCACGCCGTTCTATTCGATGCTGCGCGCCATCACCAGCGAGATGATGTATGCGTTGATCGCCTGCGTCGTGGGTGCGGCGGCGTTCGCCGTGCTCAAGACGCGCCTGATCGGACTGGTCAAGGGTGCGATCGTGGTGGCCGCAGCCGTCGTGGTGGTGGCCATGCTGTCGTTCGATGCCAAGTTCTGGGGCGTGCTGGTGATGGGCGGCGCGGTCGTCATCCTGTTCTTCCTGCCATGGCTGGACAACAGTCCGGTCAAGTCGATCCGCTACCGTCCAAGCTGGCACAAGTACCTCTATGGTGTGTTCGTGGTCTTCTTCTTTGTGCTTGGCTACCTCGGGGTTCAGCCGCCTTCGCCATTGGGTGAGCGCATCTCGCAGATCGGCACGCTGTTCTACTTCGGCTTCTTCCTGCTGATGCCTTGGTGGAGTCGCATCGGCGAAACCAAGCCGGTTCCCGACCGTGTGATTTTTGCGGCGCACTGA
- the petA gene encoding ubiquinol-cytochrome c reductase iron-sulfur subunit, which produces MSETQVDTSKRTWMIASGCAGAVGGVAVAIPFVSTFSPSEKARAAGAAVEVDISAIKPGEKITVEWRGKPVWIVRRTPEQVANLPKNDPLLADPKSERKPSELTPEYARNEGRSIKPEIFVAVGICPHLGCSPSDRFQTGAQPSLPDSWEGGFLCPCHGSTFDMAGRVFKNKPAPDNLEVPPHMYMSDSRLLIGEDKKA; this is translated from the coding sequence ATGAGTGAGACCCAAGTCGACACCAGCAAAAGGACGTGGATGATCGCGTCCGGATGTGCCGGTGCCGTAGGCGGCGTGGCTGTTGCCATCCCTTTCGTCAGCACCTTCAGCCCGTCGGAAAAGGCCAGAGCGGCCGGCGCCGCCGTCGAAGTGGACATCTCGGCCATCAAGCCCGGGGAAAAGATCACCGTCGAATGGCGGGGCAAGCCGGTGTGGATCGTGCGGCGCACGCCCGAGCAGGTCGCGAACCTGCCGAAGAACGATCCGCTGCTCGCCGACCCCAAGTCCGAACGCAAGCCAAGCGAACTCACGCCGGAATACGCGCGCAACGAAGGCCGGTCCATCAAGCCGGAAATCTTCGTTGCCGTCGGTATCTGCCCGCACCTGGGCTGCTCGCCTTCCGACCGGTTCCAGACCGGTGCCCAGCCGTCCTTGCCCGACTCCTGGGAAGGCGGTTTCCTCTGCCCCTGCCATGGCTCGACCTTCGACATGGCCGGCCGTGTGTTCAAGAACAAGCCCGCGCCAGACAATCTGGAGGTGCCGCCGCACATGTACATGTCCGACAGCCGCCTGCTGATCGGCGAAGACAAGAAGGCTTGA
- a CDS encoding Crp/Fnr family transcriptional regulator, translating to MTELAFVQDFRHANRVAPPGTVLIRETSSEGKLYTLYAGWAFRYKTLSDGRRQILNFLLPGDFIGLQQHFNDGAAYGVEALTSVSLCAFQQNGLMDLFKALPALGFDVTWLAASQKNVLDENLLTAGRRNATERVATLLLQLFQRAERVGLVVDGAIEFPLNQQHVADALGLSLVHTNKTMRRLLGLGLYRIEGGRLELLDRKALSRIADHDDGALRPVPLI from the coding sequence GTGACCGAGCTGGCTTTCGTCCAGGATTTCCGCCATGCCAACCGGGTCGCGCCTCCGGGCACGGTGCTGATCCGCGAAACCTCATCCGAGGGCAAGCTCTACACGCTGTATGCCGGCTGGGCGTTCCGCTACAAGACGCTCAGCGATGGGCGGCGGCAGATCCTCAACTTCCTGCTGCCGGGCGATTTCATCGGCCTGCAGCAGCATTTCAACGATGGCGCGGCCTACGGGGTGGAGGCGCTGACTTCGGTTTCGTTGTGCGCCTTCCAGCAGAACGGCCTGATGGACCTGTTCAAGGCCTTGCCGGCCCTGGGCTTCGATGTCACCTGGCTGGCCGCGAGCCAGAAGAACGTGCTCGACGAGAACCTGCTGACCGCGGGGCGTCGCAATGCCACCGAACGCGTGGCCACGTTGCTGTTGCAGTTGTTCCAGCGCGCCGAACGGGTGGGACTGGTGGTGGATGGCGCGATCGAGTTCCCGCTGAACCAGCAGCATGTGGCCGACGCGCTTGGCCTGTCGCTGGTCCATACCAACAAGACCATGCGCCGCCTGCTCGGCCTCGGCCTGTACCGCATCGAGGGTGGGCGACTCGAGCTGCTCGACCGCAAGGCGCTGAGCCGCATCGCCGACCACGACGACGGCGCCCTGCGCCCGGTGCCTCTCATCTGA
- the mscL gene encoding large conductance mechanosensitive channel protein MscL, whose translation MGMMKEFKEFAVKGNVIDLAVGVIIGGAFGKIVDSVVGDLIMPIVGLVFGKIDFSSWFIVLGTPPAGTAMNLADLKKAGVPVLAYGNFITVAVNFIILAFIIFMMVKQINRLKRTEEAAPAAPAPTPEDIVLLREIRDSLKK comes from the coding sequence ATGGGAATGATGAAGGAATTCAAGGAATTTGCCGTCAAGGGCAACGTGATTGACCTGGCCGTCGGTGTCATCATCGGCGGCGCATTCGGCAAGATCGTGGACTCCGTCGTCGGCGACCTCATCATGCCGATCGTGGGGCTGGTCTTCGGCAAGATCGACTTCTCGAGCTGGTTCATCGTGCTCGGCACACCACCGGCGGGCACGGCCATGAACCTGGCCGACCTGAAAAAGGCCGGCGTTCCGGTGCTGGCCTATGGCAACTTCATCACCGTGGCCGTCAATTTCATCATCCTGGCTTTCATCATCTTCATGATGGTCAAGCAGATCAACCGCCTCAAGCGCACCGAGGAAGCCGCGCCCGCCGCCCCGGCGCCTACGCCGGAAGACATCGTCCTGCTGCGCGAAATCCGCGATAGCCTGAAAAAATAA
- a CDS encoding cytochrome c1, giving the protein MKQLALGLVVALGLAAGVHAEGEGIAWDKAPSKTNDMAALQNGAKLFVNYCLNCHSAAFMRFNRLKDIGLTDQEIKDNLLFTTDKVGETMKSAIDPRQAKDWFGANPPDLTVIARSRAGHGGTGADYLYTYLRTYYRDSTKATGWNNLAFPSVAMPHALWELQGERKPLYDVVEEHGHEAHVFKGWEQVTPGTMTPLQYETAVGDLVAYLQWMGEPAQNTRIRVGVWVLLFLGVFTVITWRLNAAFWKDVK; this is encoded by the coding sequence ATTAAACAACTGGCTTTGGGTTTGGTGGTCGCCTTGGGGTTGGCCGCCGGTGTGCATGCCGAAGGCGAGGGCATCGCCTGGGACAAGGCGCCGAGCAAGACCAACGACATGGCCGCGCTGCAAAATGGCGCCAAGCTGTTCGTCAATTACTGCCTCAACTGCCATTCCGCGGCCTTCATGCGCTTCAACCGCCTGAAGGACATCGGCCTGACCGATCAGGAAATCAAGGACAACCTGCTGTTCACCACCGACAAGGTCGGTGAAACCATGAAGTCCGCGATCGATCCACGCCAGGCCAAGGATTGGTTCGGTGCCAACCCGCCCGATCTGACCGTGATCGCCCGTTCGCGCGCCGGCCACGGCGGCACGGGTGCCGATTACCTCTACACCTACCTGCGCACCTACTACCGCGACAGCACCAAGGCGACGGGCTGGAACAACCTGGCGTTCCCGTCGGTGGCCATGCCGCATGCGCTGTGGGAACTGCAGGGCGAGCGCAAGCCCCTCTATGACGTGGTCGAAGAACATGGCCACGAGGCTCACGTCTTCAAGGGTTGGGAGCAGGTGACGCCCGGCACGATGACCCCGCTGCAGTACGAAACAGCGGTCGGTGACCTCGTCGCCTACCTGCAGTGGATGGGCGAACCCGCGCAGAACACCCGCATCCGCGTCGGTGTCTGGGTGCTGCTGTTTCTCGGTGTGTTCACCGTCATCACGTGGCGACTCAATGCCGCGTTCTGGAAAGACGTCAAGTAA